TAAACCAGCTTCTACGTGACAAACTTTTGCACCGGAATAAAATCCAGCTATACTTGCTGCCATAGTGGTTGTAGTATCACCGTGAACATAAATAAAGTCAGGTTGAAAATCGTCCAAAACAGATTTCATTTCTGTAATAATATCTGCTGTTAGTGAATATAAATTTTGATTAGGTTTCATCAAATTTAAATCATAGTCAGGTTCGATATCAAAGAATGACAGAACCTGATCAAGCATTTCTCGATGTTGTGCAGTCACACAAACCTTGGTTTCAAAATCAGCATTCTTTTTAAACTCTTTTACCAACGGAGCCATTTTTATAGCTTCAGGACGTGTCCCAAAAATGATAAGATTTTTAATTTTCATAAGTTAATTTCCCATTCTTTTTTTAATAAATCTATGATGAACTCTTAATATTAAAGTTACAATCATCAAAAAACACGTGCGATTTTTAATTTTACTAATCTATCGCACAGTAATATAATTTTATTTTTTAGGGTTATAGTCTAGAATCGTAATGACTTAAAAAGCCTTTAACATCATAAATAACTCCCTCTTCCTTTAAAAGTTTTGATAAATCAACGTCTAAAAATTCCTTATGAGATACAGTAAGTACTATGGCGTCAAACTTTTGAGAGCTTATTCTACCATTAATTTGTTCAATATCTTTAATGATTTCAAATCCATACTCCTCTTTGACCTCCTCATTTTTTGCCCAAGGATCATAAGTTGTGACTTCTACACCATATTCTTCTAATCCCTGAATAACGTCAATAACTTTAGAATTACGGATGTCCGGACAATTTTCTTTAAAAGTGATACCCAGGTTTAAAACTCTTGCACCCTTTATTTTAATATCTCTTTTAATCATCAACTTAATAACCTGAGAGGCTACAAATGCCCCCATAGAATCATTTAGTCTTCTTGCTGCCAGTATTAATTCTGAATAATATCCTATTTCCTGAGCTTTTTGTGCTAGATAAAAAGGATCTACCCCTATACAATGCCCCCCAACCAAACCAGGCTTAAAGGGTAAAAAATTCCATTTAGTTCCAGCTGCCTCTAAAACATCATTAGTATCAATGTTCATAAGCGAAAAAACCTTAGCTAATTCATTTATAAAAGCAATATTAATATCCCTTTGGGAGTTTTCAATAACTTTAGATGCTTCTGCAACCTTAATGGATGGAGCCAAATGTGTTCCAGCATTAATGATTGACTTATATAAGTCATCTACAATAATTGCAACTTCTTTTGTAGAACCTGATGTTACTTTCAAGATATTTTCTACAGTATGATTTTTATCTCCAGGGTTTATACGTTCTGGTGAGTATCCTGCAAAAAAATCTTCATTAAATTTTAAACCAGATACTTTTTCTAACACTGGAACACACTCTTCTTCTGTGACTCCGGGGTATACTGTGGATTCGTAAATAACAATGTCACCTTTCTTAAGAACTTTTGCTACCGTTTCTGAGGCTTTATATAATGGTGTTAAATCG
The sequence above is drawn from the Chryseobacterium daecheongense genome and encodes:
- a CDS encoding nucleotide sugar dehydrogenase, with the translated sequence MDTQIRISIIGLGYVGLPLARLFATKYPVVGFDINQKRIEELNHGTDHTLEVDNNILQSVLSKTNPFKEASNSNISQKGLYCSSEVDDIKEANIYIVTVPTPVDKHNRPDLTPLYKASETVAKVLKKGDIVIYESTVYPGVTEEECVPVLEKVSGLKFNEDFFAGYSPERINPGDKNHTVENILKVTSGSTKEVAIIVDDLYKSIINAGTHLAPSIKVAEASKVIENSQRDINIAFINELAKVFSLMNIDTNDVLEAAGTKWNFLPFKPGLVGGHCIGVDPFYLAQKAQEIGYYSELILAARRLNDSMGAFVASQVIKLMIKRDIKIKGARVLNLGITFKENCPDIRNSKVIDVIQGLEEYGVEVTTYDPWAKNEEVKEEYGFEIIKDIEQINGRISSQKFDAIVLTVSHKEFLDVDLSKLLKEEGVIYDVKGFLSHYDSRL